One window of Streptomyces sp. FIT100 genomic DNA carries:
- a CDS encoding pyridoxal phosphate-dependent aminotransferase, with protein MSAATPPTERRVSARIGAISESATLAVDAKAKALKAAGRPVIGFGAGEPDFPTPDYIVEAAIEACKNPKYHRYTPAGGLPELKKAIAEKTLRDSGYEVDPAQVLVTNGGKQAIYEAFAAILDPGDEVIVPAPYWTTYPESIRLAGGVPVDVVADETTGYRVSVEQLEAARTERTKVVLFVSPSNPTGAVYSEADTEAIGRWALEHGLWVLTDEIYEHLVYGDAAFTSIPALVPELRDKCIVVNGVAKTYAMTGWRVGWIVGPKDVVKAATNLQSHATSNVSNVAQVAALAAVSGSLDAVATMREAFDRRRQTIVRMLNEIDGVICPEPEGAFYAYPSVKALLGKEIRGKRPETSVELAALILDEAEVAVVPGEAFGTPGYLRLSYALGDEDLVEGVSRLQKLLAEARD; from the coding sequence ATGAGCGCTGCAACTCCTCCGACCGAGCGCCGGGTGTCCGCCCGCATCGGCGCGATCTCCGAGTCCGCGACCCTCGCCGTCGACGCCAAGGCCAAGGCCCTCAAGGCCGCCGGGCGTCCCGTGATCGGCTTCGGCGCGGGCGAGCCCGACTTCCCGACGCCCGACTACATCGTCGAGGCCGCGATCGAGGCATGCAAGAACCCGAAGTACCACCGCTACACGCCGGCCGGCGGCCTTCCCGAGCTGAAGAAGGCCATCGCCGAGAAGACGCTCCGCGACTCCGGCTACGAGGTCGACCCGGCCCAGGTCCTGGTGACCAACGGCGGGAAGCAGGCGATCTACGAGGCCTTCGCCGCGATCCTGGACCCGGGTGACGAGGTCATCGTCCCGGCGCCGTACTGGACGACGTACCCCGAGTCGATCCGGCTCGCGGGCGGTGTCCCGGTCGACGTGGTCGCCGACGAGACCACCGGCTACCGGGTCTCGGTCGAGCAGCTGGAGGCGGCGCGCACCGAGCGGACCAAGGTCGTCCTCTTCGTCTCCCCGTCCAACCCGACCGGCGCGGTCTACAGCGAGGCGGACACCGAGGCGATCGGCCGCTGGGCCCTGGAGCACGGTCTGTGGGTGCTGACGGACGAGATCTACGAGCACCTCGTCTACGGCGACGCGGCGTTCACCTCGATCCCCGCGCTCGTGCCCGAGCTGCGCGACAAGTGCATCGTCGTGAACGGCGTGGCGAAGACGTACGCGATGACCGGCTGGCGGGTGGGCTGGATCGTCGGCCCGAAGGACGTCGTGAAGGCCGCGACCAACCTCCAGTCCCACGCCACGTCCAACGTGTCCAACGTGGCGCAGGTCGCCGCGCTCGCCGCGGTCTCCGGCAGCCTGGACGCGGTCGCGACGATGCGTGAGGCGTTCGACCGCCGCCGGCAGACCATCGTGCGGATGCTCAACGAGATCGACGGCGTGATCTGCCCGGAGCCGGAGGGCGCCTTCTACGCGTACCCGTCGGTGAAGGCCCTGCTCGGCAAGGAGATCCGCGGCAAGCGCCCGGAGACCTCCGTGGAGCTGGCGGCGCTGATCCTGGACGAGGCCGAGGTCGCGGTCGTACCGGGCGAGGCGTTCGGCACGCCCGGCTATCTGCGGCTGTCGTACGCGCTGGGCGACGAGGATCTGGTCGAGGGTGTCTCGCGGCTCCAGAAGCTGCTGGCGGAGGCCCGGGACTGA
- the rplJ gene encoding 50S ribosomal protein L10: MARPDKAAAVAELADQFRSSNAAVLTEYRGLTVAQLKTLRRSLGENAQYAVVKNTLTKIAANEAGITSLDDQFNGPTAVAFITGDPVESAKGLRDFAKDNPNLIIKAGVLDGKALSADEIKKLADLESREVLLAKLAGAFKGKQSQAAQLFQALPSKLVRTVDALRAKQAEQGGAE, translated from the coding sequence ATGGCAAGGCCCGACAAGGCTGCCGCGGTAGCCGAGCTCGCGGACCAGTTCCGCAGCTCGAACGCCGCTGTGCTGACCGAGTACCGGGGTCTCACCGTGGCGCAGCTCAAGACGCTGCGTCGTTCGCTCGGTGAGAACGCCCAGTACGCCGTGGTGAAGAACACGCTGACCAAGATTGCGGCCAACGAGGCCGGGATCACTTCGCTCGACGACCAGTTCAATGGTCCGACGGCGGTTGCCTTCATCACCGGTGACCCGGTGGAGTCGGCGAAGGGTCTTCGTGACTTCGCCAAGGACAACCCGAATCTCATCATCAAGGCGGGTGTCCTTGACGGCAAGGCGCTGTCCGCCGATGAGATCAAGAAGCTTGCGGACCTCGAGTCCCGCGAGGTTCTGCTCGCCAAGCTGGCGGGCGCCTTCAAGGGCAAGCAGTCCCAGGCTGCGCAGCTCTTCCAGGCGCTTCCGTCGAAGCTCGTCCGCACCGTGGACGCGCTTCGCGCCAAGCAGGCCGAGCAGGGCGGTGCCGAGTAA
- a CDS encoding adenosine deaminase, translating into MPSPSGGHPPNPPKVRDLSLLPKAHLHLHFTGSMRPATLLELADKYGVHLPDALTSGEPPKLRATDERGWFRFQRLYDIARSCLRAPEDIRRLVREAAEEDVRDGSGWLEIQVDPTSYAPMLGGLIPALEIILDAVDDAARATGLGIRVLVAANRMKHPLDARTLARLAVRYADRGVVGFGLSNDERRGMARDFDRAFAIARDGGLLAAPHGGELTGPSSVRDCLDDLHASRIGHGVRAAEDPRLLRRLAERGVTCEVCPASNVALGVYDKPEDVPLRTLWDAGVPMALGADDPLLFGSRLAAQYDIARRHHGFTDAELAELARQSVRGSAAPEEVRTELLAGIDTWLAG; encoded by the coding sequence ATGCCGAGCCCTTCAGGGGGACACCCCCCGAACCCCCCGAAAGTCCGCGATCTGAGTCTGCTGCCGAAGGCCCATCTGCATCTGCACTTCACGGGCTCGATGCGGCCCGCCACCCTGCTCGAACTCGCCGACAAATACGGGGTCCACCTCCCCGACGCACTGACCAGCGGCGAGCCGCCGAAGCTACGGGCGACGGACGAGCGCGGCTGGTTCCGTTTCCAGCGGCTGTACGACATCGCGCGCTCGTGTCTGCGCGCCCCCGAGGACATCCGGCGGCTGGTGCGCGAGGCCGCCGAGGAGGACGTCAGGGACGGTTCCGGCTGGCTGGAGATCCAGGTCGACCCGACGTCGTACGCGCCGATGCTGGGCGGACTGATCCCGGCGCTGGAGATCATCCTCGACGCGGTGGACGACGCGGCGCGCGCGACCGGCCTCGGGATACGGGTGCTGGTCGCGGCGAACCGGATGAAGCACCCCCTGGACGCCCGCACACTCGCCCGGCTGGCCGTGCGGTACGCGGACCGGGGCGTGGTCGGCTTCGGGCTCTCCAACGACGAGCGGCGGGGCATGGCCCGCGACTTCGACCGCGCGTTCGCCATCGCCCGCGACGGCGGGCTGCTCGCCGCCCCGCACGGCGGCGAACTGACGGGCCCTTCGTCCGTACGGGACTGCCTGGACGACCTGCACGCCTCGCGCATCGGCCACGGCGTACGGGCCGCGGAGGACCCCCGCCTGCTGCGCCGGCTGGCGGAGCGCGGCGTGACCTGCGAGGTCTGCCCGGCGTCGAACGTCGCGCTCGGTGTCTACGACAAGCCGGAGGACGTGCCTCTGCGGACCCTGTGGGACGCGGGCGTCCCCATGGCCCTCGGCGCCGACGACCCCCTCCTCTTCGGCTCCCGCCTGGCGGCCCAGTACGACATCGCCCGCCGCCACCACGGCTTCACCGACGCGGAACTGGCGGAGCTCGCCCGCCAGTCGGTGCGCGGATCGGCGGCGCCGGAGGAGGTCCGTACGGAGCTCCTGGCGGGCATCGACACCTGGCTGGCCGGCTAG
- the nusG gene encoding transcription termination/antitermination protein NusG → MSDPNLNDAIESAESAEDQLDIVEAADAVDPDQAEAADDAAGESAEVAAIHAEDETEDEAEAEAVAETDEDEDAAEAAEAEDADEDEAVAEPEAPVDPIAALRDELRGLPGEWYVIHTYAGYEKRVKANLEQRAVSLNVEDFIYQAEVPEEEIVQIKNGERKNVRQNKLPGYVLVRMDLTNESWGVVRNTPGVTGFVGNAYDPYPLTLDEIVKMLAPEAEEKAAREAAEAEGKPAPARKVEVQVLDFEVGDSVTVTDGPFATLQATINEINADSKKVKGLVEIFGRETPVELSFDQIQKN, encoded by the coding sequence GTGTCTGACCCGAACCTGAACGACGCCATCGAGTCGGCGGAGTCCGCTGAGGACCAGCTCGACATCGTCGAGGCGGCGGACGCTGTGGACCCGGACCAGGCCGAAGCTGCCGACGACGCCGCGGGGGAGTCGGCCGAGGTGGCCGCGATCCACGCCGAGGACGAAACCGAAGACGAGGCCGAGGCCGAGGCGGTCGCCGAGACCGACGAGGACGAGGACGCCGCCGAAGCCGCTGAGGCGGAGGACGCCGACGAGGACGAGGCCGTGGCGGAGCCCGAGGCGCCCGTCGACCCGATCGCCGCGCTCCGCGACGAGCTGCGCGGTCTGCCCGGCGAGTGGTACGTGATCCACACCTACGCGGGCTACGAGAAGCGCGTGAAGGCCAACCTGGAGCAGCGTGCCGTCTCGCTGAACGTCGAGGACTTCATCTACCAGGCCGAGGTCCCCGAGGAAGAGATCGTCCAGATCAAGAACGGCGAGCGCAAGAACGTCCGGCAGAACAAGCTGCCCGGTTACGTGCTCGTCCGTATGGACCTGACGAACGAGTCCTGGGGCGTCGTCCGCAACACCCCCGGTGTCACCGGCTTCGTGGGCAACGCCTACGACCCGTACCCGCTGACCCTGGACGAGATCGTCAAGATGCTCGCCCCCGAGGCCGAGGAGAAGGCCGCCCGCGAGGCCGCGGAGGCCGAGGGCAAGCCGGCTCCGGCCCGCAAGGTCGAGGTCCAGGTGCTGGACTTCGAGGTCGGCGACTCGGTCACCGTCACGGACGGCCCGTTCGCCACCCTCCAGGCCACGATCAACGAGATCAACGCCGACTCGAAGAAGGTCAAGGGCCTCGTCGAGATCTTCGGCCGCGAGACCCCGGTCGAGCTGAGCTTCGACCAGATCCAGAAGAACTAG
- the rplK gene encoding 50S ribosomal protein L11, with product MPPKKKKVTGLIKLQIQAGAANPAPPVGPALGQHGVNIMEFCKAYNAATESQRGMVVPVEITVYEDRSFTFVTKTPPAAKLILKAAGVDKGSGEPHKTKVAKLTRDQVRDIATTKMPDLNANDLDAAEKIIAGTARSMGITVEG from the coding sequence ATGCCTCCCAAGAAGAAGAAGGTCACGGGGCTTATCAAGCTCCAGATCCAGGCCGGCGCGGCCAACCCGGCTCCGCCGGTCGGCCCCGCGCTGGGTCAGCACGGCGTCAACATCATGGAGTTCTGCAAGGCCTACAACGCCGCGACCGAGTCGCAGCGTGGCATGGTCGTGCCGGTGGAGATCACGGTCTACGAGGACCGTTCCTTCACCTTCGTCACCAAGACTCCGCCGGCCGCCAAGCTGATCCTCAAGGCCGCGGGTGTGGACAAGGGCTCCGGCGAGCCGCACAAGACCAAGGTCGCCAAGCTGACGCGCGACCAGGTCCGCGACATCGCCACCACCAAGATGCCCGACCTGAACGCCAACGACCTGGACGCCGCCGAGAAGATCATCGCCGGCACCGCCCGCTCCATGGGCATCACGGTCGAGGGCTGA
- the rplA gene encoding 50S ribosomal protein L1 has translation MKRSKALRNADAKVDRERSYAPLEAVRIAKDTATTKFDGTVEVAFRLGVDPRKADQMVRGTVNLPHGTGKTARVLVFATGDRAAAAEAAGADIVGSDELIDEVAKGRLDFDAVVATPDLMGKVGRLGRVLGPRGLMPNPKTGTVTMDVAKAVTDIKGGKIEFRVDKHSNLHFIIGKVSFDETKLVENYAAALEEILRLKPSAAKGRYIKKATLTTTMGPGIPLDSNRTRNLLVEEDPAAV, from the coding sequence GTGAAGCGCAGCAAGGCTCTCCGCAACGCGGACGCCAAGGTCGACCGGGAGCGCAGCTACGCCCCGCTCGAGGCCGTCCGCATTGCGAAGGACACCGCCACCACCAAGTTCGACGGCACCGTCGAGGTCGCCTTCCGCCTGGGCGTTGACCCGCGCAAGGCCGACCAGATGGTCCGTGGCACCGTGAACCTTCCGCACGGCACCGGTAAGACCGCCCGGGTCCTGGTCTTCGCGACCGGTGACCGTGCTGCGGCCGCGGAAGCCGCTGGCGCCGACATCGTCGGCTCCGACGAACTGATCGACGAGGTCGCGAAGGGCCGTCTGGACTTCGACGCCGTCGTCGCCACCCCGGACCTCATGGGCAAGGTCGGCCGCCTCGGCCGTGTGCTCGGTCCCCGTGGTCTCATGCCGAACCCCAAGACCGGCACCGTGACCATGGACGTCGCCAAGGCTGTCACCGACATCAAGGGCGGCAAGATCGAGTTCCGCGTCGACAAGCACTCGAACCTGCACTTCATCATCGGCAAGGTCTCCTTCGACGAGACGAAGCTGGTCGAGAACTACGCCGCGGCGCTGGAGGAGATCCTCCGTCTGAAGCCGTCCGCCGCGAAGGGCCGCTACATCAAGAAGGCGACCCTGACCACCACCATGGGCCCCGGCATCCCGCTGGACTCCAACCGCACCCGCAACCTCCTCGTCGAGGAGGACCCGGCAGCTGTCTGA
- the rplL gene encoding 50S ribosomal protein L7/L12 — protein sequence MAKLSQDDLLAQFEEMTLIELSEFVKAFEEKFDVTAAAAVAVAGPAGPGAVAEAVEEQDEFDVILTGAGEKKIQVIKVVRELTSLGLKEAKDLVDGTPKPVLEKVAKEAAEKAAESLKAAGASVEVK from the coding sequence ATGGCGAAGCTCAGCCAGGACGACCTGCTCGCGCAGTTCGAGGAGATGACCCTCATCGAGCTCTCCGAGTTCGTGAAGGCCTTCGAGGAGAAGTTCGACGTCACCGCCGCCGCCGCGGTCGCCGTTGCCGGCCCCGCCGGCCCGGGCGCCGTTGCCGAGGCCGTCGAGGAGCAGGACGAGTTCGACGTCATCCTCACCGGCGCCGGCGAGAAGAAGATCCAGGTCATCAAGGTCGTGCGTGAGCTGACCTCCCTGGGTCTGAAGGAGGCCAAGGACCTCGTCGACGGCACCCCGAAGCCGGTCCTCGAGAAGGTCGCCAAGGAGGCCGCGGAGAAGGCTGCCGAGTCCCTCAAGGCCGCCGGCGCCTCCGTCGAGGTCAAGTAA
- the rpmG gene encoding 50S ribosomal protein L33: MAATDVRPKITLACVECKERNYITKKNRRNNPDRLEMKKHCPRCNAHTAHRETR, from the coding sequence GTGGCTGCCACCGACGTCCGCCCGAAGATCACGCTGGCCTGCGTGGAGTGCAAGGAGCGGAACTACATCACCAAGAAGAACCGGCGCAACAACCCGGACCGTCTTGAGATGAAGAAGCACTGCCCGCGCTGCAACGCGCACACTGCGCACCGCGAGACGCGCTGA
- a CDS encoding TetR family transcriptional regulator, whose amino-acid sequence MQRPARERILDAAHRLMLTVGLTRATTKAIAAAADCSEAALYKHFASKEELFVNVLKERLPELDPLLRRLDADPGERSVEENLTDIARQAALFYAEVFPIAASLYAEPSLKARHDDAMRAMGVGPHRPIEALDAYLRAERAAGRVAADADTFAAASLLLGACAQRAFAYKATAGGEPPQSLDEFAAGIVRMLLRGLG is encoded by the coding sequence ATGCAGCGACCCGCGCGGGAGCGCATCCTCGACGCCGCGCACCGGCTGATGCTCACCGTCGGCCTGACCCGGGCCACCACCAAGGCCATCGCCGCGGCCGCCGACTGCTCCGAAGCGGCGCTGTACAAGCACTTCGCGAGCAAGGAAGAGCTGTTCGTGAACGTGCTGAAGGAGCGGCTGCCCGAGCTGGACCCGTTGCTGCGCCGGCTCGACGCGGACCCGGGGGAGCGGAGCGTCGAGGAGAACCTGACCGACATCGCGCGCCAGGCCGCGCTCTTCTACGCCGAGGTCTTCCCGATCGCGGCGTCGCTCTACGCCGAGCCGTCACTCAAGGCGCGCCACGACGACGCGATGCGGGCGATGGGGGTCGGGCCGCACCGGCCGATCGAGGCGCTCGACGCATATCTGCGGGCCGAGCGGGCGGCGGGCCGGGTCGCCGCGGACGCGGACACGTTCGCCGCGGCCTCGCTGCTGCTCGGTGCGTGTGCGCAGCGCGCCTTCGCGTACAAGGCGACCGCCGGCGGTGAGCCGCCGCAGTCCCTCGACGAGTTCGCGGCCGGGATCGTCCGCATGCTGCTGCGCGGGCTCGGCTAG
- a CDS encoding MaoC family dehydratase N-terminal domain-containing protein — MALDQSFVGRTYPPTAPYEVGREKIREFAEAVGDENPAYTDPDAAKQLGHSDVIAPPTFVFAITFKAAGQVIADPQLGLDYSRVVHGDQKFSYTRPVRAGDRLSVVSTIEAIKSLAGNDILDIRGEVRDEAGAHVVTAWTKLVARGAEEV; from the coding sequence ATGGCGCTCGACCAGTCCTTCGTCGGGCGGACCTATCCGCCCACCGCGCCGTACGAGGTCGGCCGGGAGAAGATCAGGGAGTTCGCGGAGGCGGTGGGCGACGAGAATCCCGCGTACACCGATCCCGATGCTGCCAAGCAGCTCGGGCACTCCGATGTGATCGCCCCGCCGACCTTTGTGTTCGCAATCACGTTCAAGGCCGCGGGACAGGTCATCGCCGATCCGCAACTGGGTCTGGACTACAGCCGCGTGGTGCACGGCGACCAGAAGTTCTCGTACACCCGTCCGGTGCGGGCGGGGGACCGGCTCTCGGTCGTCTCGACCATCGAGGCGATCAAGTCCCTCGCGGGCAACGACATCCTGGACATCCGCGGTGAGGTGCGCGACGAGGCCGGTGCGCACGTCGTGACCGCGTGGACGAAGCTCGTGGCGCGCGGCGCCGAGGAGGTCTGA
- the secE gene encoding preprotein translocase subunit SecE, producing the protein MTDAVGSIDMPDAEDEAPEARKKTRKGGKRGKKGPFGRLALFYRQIVAELRKVVWPTRSQLTTYTTVVIVFVVIMIGLVTVMDYGLQAAVKYVFG; encoded by the coding sequence GTGACGGACGCCGTGGGCTCCATCGACATGCCTGATGCCGAGGATGAGGCGCCAGAGGCCCGGAAGAAGACCCGGAAGGGCGGCAAGCGCGGGAAGAAGGGCCCCTTCGGGCGCCTCGCGCTGTTCTACCGCCAGATCGTCGCCGAGCTGCGCAAGGTCGTCTGGCCGACGCGCAGCCAGCTGACGACGTACACCACAGTGGTGATTGTCTTCGTCGTCATCATGATCGGCCTTGTGACCGTGATGGACTATGGCTTGCAGGCAGCAGTCAAGTACGTCTTCGGCTGA
- a CDS encoding MaoC family dehydratase has product MAAKIAYADVEVGTELPAQSFPVTRATLVRYAGASGDFNPIHWNEKFAKEVGLPDVIAHGMFTMAEAARVVTDWLGDPGAVVEYGVRFTKPVVVPNDDEGAVVEVSGKVAAKLDDHQVRIDLTAMSAGQKVLGMSRAVVRLA; this is encoded by the coding sequence ATGGCGGCGAAGATCGCATACGCGGACGTCGAGGTCGGCACCGAACTGCCGGCGCAGAGCTTCCCGGTGACCCGCGCGACGCTGGTGCGGTACGCGGGCGCCTCCGGGGACTTCAACCCGATCCACTGGAACGAGAAGTTCGCCAAGGAGGTCGGCCTGCCGGACGTCATCGCGCACGGCATGTTCACCATGGCCGAGGCGGCGCGTGTGGTGACCGACTGGCTGGGCGACCCCGGTGCGGTCGTCGAGTACGGAGTCCGCTTCACCAAGCCCGTCGTCGTGCCGAACGACGACGAGGGCGCGGTCGTCGAGGTCAGCGGCAAGGTCGCCGCGAAGCTCGACGACCACCAGGTGCGGATCGACCTGACCGCGATGTCGGCCGGGCAGAAGGTGCTCGGGATGTCGCGGGCGGTCGTACGGCTCGCCTGA
- a CDS encoding amidohydrolase family protein: protein MPDSQAQPPDGATADTTALLLCGARLTDGRTVDVRLSGGRIEAVGTAGSLSETAKAHSPRVDLHGFLLLPAPAEPHIHGDTALTAPGTDGPVSYAVEDVQRRATEAALLQLGHGATALRSHVRIGDVQGLGPLEGVLQARRSLRGLAELSTVAMPRLLTGLAGADGLAMLHDAVKMGATVAGGCPDLDPDPMGYTEAVLQAAAEHGCAVDLHTDGDDPARLARLAAMAGGLRPGVSIGPCTGLARLPAEVASRAADQLAAAGVTVVCLPQGGCAGTQLRGGSPVRLLRAAGVRVAAGSGAMRDLANPVGRADPLEAAFLLASQSGLRSPDAYDAVSAAARQAMGLPEVRVEAGFPAELLAVRGEDLTSVLSLAYSRIVVHRGRVVARTSAVREYCDSAAAFALELPRQGRPDGGT from the coding sequence ATGCCCGACAGCCAGGCGCAACCGCCCGACGGCGCCACCGCCGACACCACCGCACTCCTGCTGTGCGGCGCCCGGCTCACCGACGGCCGCACGGTCGACGTACGGCTCAGCGGCGGCCGCATCGAGGCCGTCGGCACCGCCGGCAGCCTCAGCGAGACGGCCAAGGCGCACTCCCCGCGGGTGGATCTCCACGGCTTCCTGCTGCTCCCCGCCCCCGCCGAGCCGCACATCCACGGCGACACCGCCCTCACCGCGCCGGGCACCGACGGCCCGGTGTCGTACGCCGTCGAGGACGTCCAGCGACGCGCCACCGAGGCCGCGCTGCTCCAGCTCGGGCACGGCGCGACGGCGCTGCGCTCGCATGTGCGGATCGGGGACGTGCAGGGGCTCGGGCCACTGGAGGGCGTCCTCCAGGCCCGGCGTTCGCTGCGCGGGCTGGCCGAGCTGAGCACGGTCGCCATGCCGCGGCTGCTGACCGGCCTGGCCGGCGCCGACGGGCTGGCGATGCTGCACGACGCGGTGAAGATGGGCGCGACCGTGGCCGGCGGCTGCCCGGACCTGGACCCGGACCCTATGGGGTACACGGAGGCGGTGCTTCAGGCCGCCGCCGAGCACGGCTGCGCCGTCGACCTGCACACCGACGGCGACGACCCGGCGCGCCTCGCCCGCCTCGCCGCCATGGCGGGCGGCCTGCGCCCCGGCGTCTCGATCGGCCCGTGCACGGGCCTGGCCCGGCTCCCCGCCGAGGTCGCCTCCCGCGCGGCGGACCAGCTGGCGGCGGCCGGCGTCACCGTGGTCTGCCTCCCCCAGGGCGGCTGCGCGGGCACCCAGCTCCGCGGCGGCTCCCCGGTCCGCCTCCTGCGCGCCGCCGGCGTCCGCGTCGCCGCGGGCAGCGGCGCGATGCGCGACCTCGCCAATCCGGTCGGCCGCGCGGACCCCCTGGAGGCGGCCTTCCTCCTGGCCTCCCAGTCCGGACTGCGCTCCCCGGACGCCTACGACGCCGTCAGCGCCGCGGCGCGGCAGGCGATGGGCCTCCCCGAAGTGCGCGTCGAGGCGGGCTTCCCGGCCGAACTCCTCGCCGTGCGCGGGGAGGACCTGACGAGCGTGCTCTCCCTCGCCTACAGCCGCATCGTGGTCCACCGGGGCCGCGTGGTCGCCCGGACGAGCGCGGTCCGCGAGTACTGCGACTCGGCGGCGGCCTTCGCCCTCGAACTCCCCCGCCAGGGAAGGCCGGACGGGGGGACGTGA